In Lactococcus paracarnosus, a genomic segment contains:
- a CDS encoding glycosyltransferase family 4 protein, with product MHNITEFPFTIKYIIILLVTAIIALILTPIMVVVSRRIGAVDNPNARRINTKPMPSAGGVAIFIAFSVITLFVLPRFVGLANYSRADATYFNYIWPFVLGGGIIALTGLIDDIVELGPKSKFAGQILGACVIWFFTTSRFDNFKIPFGGPLLIFPTWLSFLATIFWILAITNALNLIDGLDGLASGVSIISLTTMGIVSYFFLGTNDIYLPITIFVLVFAIGGFFPYNFPPAIIYLGDTGALFLGFMISVLSLQGLKNATAVAVVTPMIILGVPLTDTVVAMVRRKLNGSSIVEADRMHLHHRLLSLGLTSHAAVLVIYGVAGVFSFIALILNVSSRWGGFFLIIFSLIGLEVMIELIGVLGENRTPLLNLIKFIGNSDYRQEVKKKRKM from the coding sequence ATGCATAATATAACTGAATTTCCATTTACAATTAAATATATTATTATCTTGTTGGTGACAGCAATTATTGCTTTGATTTTGACACCAATCATGGTTGTGGTTTCTAGAAGAATTGGTGCAGTTGATAACCCAAATGCACGCCGCATTAATACCAAGCCGATGCCATCTGCAGGTGGTGTTGCCATTTTTATTGCCTTTTCTGTGATCACCTTATTTGTCTTGCCACGATTTGTCGGCCTGGCGAACTATAGCCGTGCGGATGCAACCTATTTCAATTATATCTGGCCTTTTGTTCTGGGTGGCGGGATCATTGCCTTAACTGGTTTGATCGATGATATCGTAGAATTGGGTCCCAAGAGTAAATTTGCAGGCCAAATTTTAGGGGCATGTGTGATTTGGTTTTTCACAACCAGTCGTTTTGATAACTTTAAGATACCCTTTGGTGGTCCGCTTCTGATATTTCCAACTTGGTTATCTTTTTTGGCGACGATTTTTTGGATTTTAGCTATCACTAACGCCTTAAATTTGATAGACGGTTTAGATGGCCTAGCAAGCGGTGTCTCCATCATCAGTTTAACAACTATGGGGATTGTTAGTTACTTTTTTTTAGGAACAAATGATATCTATCTGCCGATTACTATCTTTGTTTTAGTATTTGCGATTGGTGGATTCTTCCCTTATAACTTCCCGCCAGCTATCATTTATCTCGGGGATACAGGAGCACTCTTTTTAGGGTTTATGATTTCAGTGTTGTCCCTACAAGGCTTAAAAAATGCGACAGCAGTCGCTGTGGTCACACCCATGATTATTTTAGGTGTCCCGTTAACAGATACAGTCGTTGCCATGGTCAGACGCAAGTTAAATGGCAGTAGTATCGTTGAAGCAGACCGCATGCATTTACACCACAGACTACTCAGCTTGGGTTTGACATCTCATGCGGCAGTATTAGTCATCTACGGTGTAGCAGGCGTGTTCTCCTTTATCGCTTTGATCCTAAATGTCTCCTCTCGCTGGGGAGGATTCTTCTTGATTATATTTAGTCTGATAGGCTTAGAAGTTATGATTGAACTGATCGGTGTCTTAGGTGAAAATCGTACCCCATTACTCAATCTAATTAAATTTATCGGTAATAGTGACTATCGACAAGAAGTGAAGAAAAAGCGCAAGATGTAA
- a CDS encoding adaptor protein MecA, which produces MEYKQINDKTIKISLTFEDLKAHDVKMSDFLVNQGMVEKLFYELVSELEIEDKFTNTGMMTFQVRPHPKGVDLLVTEETDIDNMQFPEGSEGLQEMMDEAMGQMGDLASMLDSSEKQPNFDVMDDHADFVYFILKFNTMSDAIRLSKVVKDDVEESELFQFQDKLYLTILDNQKRKGVKEVSLLRARMLEYGQPSDYSRETLLEHATTIFRDEALENLQQI; this is translated from the coding sequence ATGGAATACAAACAAATTAATGATAAAACGATAAAAATTTCTTTGACATTTGAGGATTTAAAAGCCCATGATGTCAAAATGAGTGACTTTTTAGTCAACCAAGGTATGGTTGAAAAGCTTTTTTATGAGCTAGTTAGTGAGCTTGAGATAGAAGATAAGTTCACTAATACAGGCATGATGACCTTTCAAGTTCGACCACATCCTAAGGGTGTTGATTTATTAGTGACTGAAGAAACGGACATAGATAATATGCAGTTTCCTGAAGGATCTGAGGGCTTACAAGAAATGATGGATGAAGCGATGGGACAGATGGGCGATTTAGCCAGCATGCTAGATAGTTCAGAGAAGCAACCCAATTTTGACGTCATGGATGATCATGCAGACTTCGTCTACTTCATTTTGAAATTTAATACCATGTCTGATGCCATTAGGCTCAGTAAGGTTGTGAAAGATGACGTTGAAGAATCAGAACTGTTCCAGTTCCAAGATAAGTTATATCTAACGATTTTAGACAATCAAAAACGTAAAGGCGTTAAAGAAGTAAGCTTATTACGTGCTAGAATGCTGGAATATGGACAACCATCTGATTATTCTAGAGAGACCTTGCTAGAGCATGCGACGACGATTTTCAGAGATGAAGCGCTTGAAAATCTACAACAAATTTAA
- a CDS encoding amino acid ABC transporter ATP-binding protein: MTIPNLIEIKGLHKSFGKNEVLKGLDIEIKKGEVVVMIGPSGSGKSTFLRTMNLLETPTKGDVYFEGTNIADKATDVFKHREKMGMVFQQFNLFPNLTVLDNLTLAPVNTGKLTKEAAKEVAIALLAKVGLSDKVEAYPQSLSGGQQQRVAIARALAMNPDVMLFDEPTSALDPEMVGDVLSVMKNLAKDGMTMVIVTHEMGFAKEVADRVIFMADGKIVESGEPKALFDNPKELRTQEFLAQVL, translated from the coding sequence ATGACCATACCAAATTTGATTGAGATTAAAGGCTTACACAAGTCATTCGGTAAGAATGAAGTGCTAAAGGGCTTAGATATTGAGATAAAAAAAGGCGAAGTTGTCGTAATGATAGGGCCATCTGGTTCTGGAAAATCAACATTTCTCAGAACCATGAACCTGCTTGAGACACCAACCAAAGGCGACGTTTATTTCGAAGGCACAAATATTGCTGATAAAGCAACAGATGTCTTTAAGCATCGTGAAAAAATGGGCATGGTTTTTCAGCAGTTTAACCTATTTCCTAATTTAACTGTTCTTGATAATCTAACCTTAGCACCAGTCAACACGGGTAAATTAACAAAAGAGGCTGCCAAAGAGGTTGCGATTGCTTTACTAGCTAAAGTCGGCTTATCTGATAAAGTCGAGGCTTATCCGCAAAGCTTGTCTGGTGGGCAACAACAACGTGTGGCAATTGCGCGTGCCTTAGCCATGAATCCTGATGTCATGCTCTTTGACGAGCCAACATCAGCCTTAGACCCTGAGATGGTAGGCGATGTTTTATCTGTTATGAAGAATCTAGCTAAGGATGGGATGACGATGGTCATCGTCACGCACGAGATGGGCTTTGCTAAAGAAGTCGCTGATCGTGTGATTTTTATGGCAGATGGTAAAATTGTCGAATCTGGAGAGCCAAAAGCCTTATTTGACAATCCAAAAGAATTACGCACACAAGAGTTTTTGGCACAGGTTTTATAA
- a CDS encoding amino acid ABC transporter permease, with protein sequence MSFNFIDKFLPYFNDGLIVTLMISAFVVVFGTILGTLIALGKLSSVRPIRWLSNIYIEIFRGTPMLVQIMIGFQVLGKMPLPEFQLGILTEDLSRLVPGIIVLSMNSGAYVAEIVRSGINAVPKGQTEAAYSLGIRPRQTMIKVILPQAIRNILPALGNEFVTIIKDSSLLATIGVMELYNGAQTTSSTTYQSLSPWLLVAVYYFVVTFITSRLINLLEKKLGRGYVK encoded by the coding sequence ATGAGTTTTAATTTTATTGACAAATTTTTACCCTATTTTAATGATGGTTTGATCGTGACCTTGATGATATCAGCCTTTGTTGTTGTTTTTGGGACGATTCTTGGGACTTTGATCGCTTTAGGCAAGTTATCTAGTGTACGCCCGATTCGTTGGCTATCTAATATCTATATTGAAATTTTCCGTGGGACGCCCATGTTGGTACAGATTATGATTGGGTTTCAAGTACTTGGTAAGATGCCACTACCTGAATTTCAACTAGGTATTTTAACGGAAGATTTATCACGTCTTGTGCCAGGTATCATCGTCTTGTCGATGAATTCAGGTGCTTATGTGGCTGAAATCGTCCGAAGTGGGATTAATGCAGTACCAAAAGGGCAGACAGAAGCGGCCTATTCATTAGGGATTCGACCACGACAAACGATGATTAAGGTCATTTTACCTCAGGCGATTCGGAACATTTTACCAGCCTTAGGAAATGAGTTTGTGACGATTATAAAAGATAGCTCGCTCCTTGCCACAATTGGCGTTATGGAGCTCTATAATGGTGCACAAACGACGAGTTCAACAACCTATCAAAGCTTGTCACCTTGGTTACTCGTTGCGGTTTATTACTTTGTTGTCACCTTTATCACGAGTCGCTTGATTAACCTACTTGAGAAAAAACTTGGGAGAGGATATGTGAAATGA
- a CDS encoding ABC transporter ATP-binding protein, whose amino-acid sequence MTTLKLEHVDKVYPNAKIKAVEDFNLDVKDKEFIVFVGPSGCGKSTTLRMIAGLEDITGGEFSIDNVRMNDVAPKDRDIAMVFQNYALYPHMTVFDNMAFGLKLRKYKKDDIKQRVEEAAAILGLTELLDRKPADMSGGQRQRVAMGRAIVRDAKVFLMDEPLSNLDAKLRVSMRAEIAKIHRRIGATTIYVTHDQTEAMTLADRIVIMSAAKSADGTTGRIEQIGEPKDLYNEPANKFVAGFIGSPAMNFFEVTLNGGVIRNGAGLKMQIPEGQEKLLKKSGYDGKKIWFGIRPEDISAEVIVQDVFPNQHVRAEVVVSELLGAETMLYSKVGDTEFVSKVDARDFRQPGDHVDLTFNVNKGHFFDMETEERIIG is encoded by the coding sequence ATGACAACACTTAAACTAGAACATGTAGATAAAGTTTATCCAAATGCTAAAATAAAGGCAGTAGAAGATTTTAACCTAGACGTTAAAGATAAAGAATTCATCGTATTTGTCGGGCCATCTGGCTGTGGAAAGTCAACAACCTTGCGTATGATTGCTGGACTTGAAGATATCACTGGCGGTGAGTTCTCAATCGATAATGTTCGGATGAACGATGTGGCACCTAAAGACCGTGATATCGCCATGGTATTCCAAAACTATGCCCTCTATCCTCATATGACTGTTTTTGATAATATGGCATTTGGTCTGAAACTTCGTAAATATAAAAAAGATGACATTAAACAGCGTGTAGAAGAAGCCGCTGCCATCCTTGGTTTGACAGAATTACTAGATCGTAAACCTGCTGATATGTCAGGTGGTCAACGCCAACGTGTGGCCATGGGCCGTGCTATCGTCCGTGATGCAAAAGTCTTCTTGATGGATGAACCCTTGTCAAACTTGGACGCTAAACTGCGTGTATCGATGCGTGCTGAAATTGCAAAAATTCACCGTCGTATTGGGGCAACAACGATTTACGTTACCCATGACCAAACAGAAGCGATGACACTTGCTGACCGTATTGTTATCATGAGTGCGGCTAAAAGTGCTGATGGGACGACAGGTCGCATCGAACAGATTGGCGAACCAAAAGATCTGTATAATGAACCAGCTAATAAATTCGTTGCCGGATTCATTGGTAGCCCTGCCATGAACTTCTTTGAAGTAACACTAAACGGTGGTGTCATCAGAAATGGTGCCGGACTTAAGATGCAGATTCCAGAAGGACAAGAAAAATTACTTAAAAAATCTGGTTATGATGGCAAGAAAATCTGGTTTGGTATTCGACCAGAAGATATCTCAGCGGAAGTGATCGTACAGGATGTCTTTCCAAATCAACATGTCAGAGCAGAAGTCGTTGTTTCTGAATTGCTAGGTGCTGAAACGATGCTATATTCTAAAGTCGGCGACACTGAATTTGTATCAAAAGTTGATGCGCGTGACTTTCGTCAACCAGGTGATCATGTCGACTTAACCTTTAATGTGAATAAAGGACATTTCTTTGATATGGAGACTGAAGAACGGATTATTGGTTAA
- a CDS encoding DEAD/DEAH box helicase — MQFTDFNFKPFINETLESIHFNTATPVQEKLIPIALEGRDIVGESKTGSGKTHTFLLPIFQKINTEIDGVQAVITAPSRELATQIYNAAMAFTQFDDSIKISNFVGGTDKKRQIEKLGSSQPHIVIGTPGRVMDLINAQALKTYTASIFVIDEADMTLDMGFLTEVDKIASTFDKKVQMLVFSATIPQKLQPFLKKYLNHPVMEKIATKTVISDTIDNWVFSTKGRGNNGAILEILQTLNPYLAMIFANTKDRADELHSFLTNNGFKVAKIHGGVPPRERKRIMKAVQNLDYQYVVATDLAARGIDIEGVSHIINDGIPRDLEFFVHRVGRTGRNGMGGTAITLYQPSDDAAILELEKTGIKFTPKVIKDGEIVDSYDRDRRKKREKSREALDITMIGLVKKKKKHIKPAYKKKIGWEIDKQKTAKKRIEGRAQGRSERKAKRQSF; from the coding sequence ATGCAATTTACAGATTTTAATTTTAAACCGTTTATTAATGAGACATTAGAGAGTATACACTTTAACACAGCAACACCCGTACAAGAAAAATTGATTCCGATTGCGCTTGAAGGGCGTGATATTGTCGGCGAATCTAAAACAGGTTCTGGGAAAACCCATACCTTTTTATTGCCGATTTTTCAAAAAATAAATACAGAAATCGATGGTGTTCAAGCGGTTATTACGGCACCTTCAAGAGAACTTGCGACGCAAATTTATAATGCAGCGATGGCATTTACGCAATTTGATGACAGCATCAAGATTTCAAACTTTGTTGGTGGAACAGATAAGAAACGTCAAATTGAAAAATTAGGCAGCTCGCAACCTCATATCGTGATCGGGACACCTGGTCGCGTTATGGACTTGATCAATGCACAAGCACTGAAAACTTACACAGCAAGTATCTTTGTTATTGATGAAGCGGATATGACATTAGACATGGGATTTTTGACAGAAGTTGATAAAATCGCCAGTACCTTTGACAAAAAAGTACAGATGCTCGTTTTCTCTGCAACGATTCCACAAAAATTGCAACCTTTTCTTAAAAAATATCTCAATCATCCAGTCATGGAAAAAATTGCAACAAAAACAGTCATCAGTGATACGATCGATAACTGGGTCTTCTCGACTAAGGGTCGTGGGAATAACGGCGCTATCTTAGAGATTTTGCAAACACTTAATCCCTATCTTGCCATGATTTTCGCTAATACAAAAGACCGGGCAGATGAATTACATAGCTTCTTGACCAATAATGGCTTTAAAGTTGCTAAGATTCATGGTGGTGTCCCGCCACGTGAACGTAAACGGATCATGAAGGCCGTTCAAAATCTTGACTATCAATATGTTGTCGCGACAGATTTAGCTGCGCGTGGTATCGATATCGAGGGTGTGAGTCATATCATCAATGATGGTATTCCACGTGACTTGGAATTCTTTGTCCATCGTGTTGGTCGGACTGGTCGAAATGGCATGGGTGGTACTGCGATTACGCTTTATCAACCATCTGATGATGCAGCCATTCTGGAACTTGAGAAAACAGGTATTAAATTTACACCAAAAGTGATCAAAGATGGTGAAATTGTAGACTCTTATGATCGTGACCGTCGTAAAAAACGTGAAAAATCAAGAGAAGCGCTTGATATCACCATGATTGGGCTTGTTAAGAAGAAGAAGAAACATATCAAACCAGCTTATAAGAAAAAAATTGGCTGGGAAATTGACAAACAAAAGACAGCTAAAAAACGGATTGAAGGTCGTGCACAAGGCCGTTCTGAACGTAAAGCGAAACGTCAAAGCTTTTAA
- the leuD gene encoding 3-isopropylmalate dehydratase small subunit, translating to MDKFTIYKGTTVPIMNDNIDTDQIIPKQFLKSTDKTGFGKNMFFEWRYLSDGETDNPDFILNHPEYRQATILISGDNFGSGSSREHAAWAIKDYGFHAVIAGSFSDIHYNNELKNGILPIVQPLATRQILAGLSPDETIEIDLPNQVIRTSKGDFTFEIDAEWKRKLVNGLDDIGITLEYADLITAYEKKRPAYWQA from the coding sequence ATGGACAAGTTTACAATATACAAAGGTACTACTGTACCAATCATGAATGACAATATTGATACAGACCAAATCATTCCTAAACAATTTTTGAAATCAACAGATAAAACTGGCTTTGGGAAAAATATGTTCTTCGAATGGCGTTACCTAAGCGACGGCGAAACCGACAATCCTGATTTTATTCTCAATCATCCAGAATATCGCCAAGCAACAATCCTGATTTCAGGAGATAACTTCGGGTCAGGATCGTCACGTGAACATGCAGCATGGGCAATTAAAGATTATGGCTTCCATGCGGTTATTGCAGGCTCGTTTTCAGATATTCATTATAATAATGAATTAAAAAATGGGATTCTACCGATTGTACAGCCACTAGCAACACGTCAGATATTGGCTGGGTTATCACCAGATGAGACGATTGAGATTGATTTACCAAATCAAGTCATCAGAACGTCAAAAGGTGACTTTACTTTTGAGATTGATGCTGAATGGAAACGCAAACTTGTTAATGGTCTAGATGATATCGGCATTACACTAGAATATGCAGATTTAATCACTGCCTATGAAAAAAAACGACCAGCTTATTGGCAAGCATAA
- the leuC gene encoding 3-isopropylmalate dehydratase large subunit translates to MGQTIFDKLWERHVITGETFEPQLLYVDFHMIHEVTSPQAFQGLREAGRQVRRPDLTFGTTDHNVPTVDIFNISDLISKNQIDTLARNVKEFGIDAATHGSARQGIVHMVGPETGNAQPGKVIVCGDSHTATNGAFGAIAFGIGTSEVEHVFATQTLWQVKPKQMKVDFIGKPAKGVYSKDFILALIAKHGVDAGVGYAVEFTGEAVADLEMEERMTICNMAIEFGSKIGLMNPDQKTYDYVAGREFSPKDMAAAIADWETLPSDADAVYDKVITIDVSKLAPMVTWGTNPEMGIEFTESFPEIKDFNDERAYTYMDLKPGGKPSDIDLGYVFIGSCTNARLSDLQLAADIVKGQKIASTLTAIVVPGSRPVKEAAEALGLDKIFLDAGFEWREPGCSMCLGMNPDHVPEGVHCASTSNRNFEGRQGHGARTHLCSPVMAALAAINGKFVDAREVVA, encoded by the coding sequence ATGGGACAAACAATTTTTGATAAGCTTTGGGAGCGTCACGTCATCACAGGTGAGACGTTTGAGCCCCAACTCCTTTATGTGGATTTCCACATGATTCACGAGGTAACCAGTCCGCAAGCTTTTCAAGGCTTACGTGAAGCCGGACGTCAGGTACGTCGCCCTGACTTAACTTTTGGGACAACCGACCATAATGTACCGACGGTTGATATTTTCAACATTTCTGATTTAATTTCTAAAAATCAGATTGATACATTAGCACGAAATGTAAAAGAATTTGGGATAGATGCGGCGACACATGGTTCTGCACGTCAAGGGATTGTCCATATGGTGGGGCCAGAAACAGGAAACGCCCAACCAGGTAAGGTCATTGTTTGTGGCGATTCACATACCGCGACAAATGGTGCTTTCGGCGCGATCGCCTTTGGTATTGGGACTAGTGAAGTTGAGCATGTCTTTGCGACCCAAACCCTCTGGCAAGTTAAGCCTAAGCAAATGAAAGTTGACTTCATCGGTAAACCTGCTAAAGGGGTCTACTCTAAGGACTTCATTCTGGCCTTGATTGCTAAGCATGGCGTTGATGCAGGTGTTGGGTATGCTGTTGAGTTTACTGGAGAAGCAGTTGCTGATCTTGAGATGGAAGAGCGGATGACCATCTGTAATATGGCCATCGAATTCGGATCAAAAATAGGCCTGATGAATCCCGATCAAAAGACCTATGACTATGTTGCGGGTCGTGAGTTCTCTCCTAAAGATATGGCTGCTGCTATTGCTGACTGGGAGACCCTACCTTCTGATGCAGATGCTGTCTATGATAAAGTGATCACCATAGATGTCTCAAAACTTGCACCGATGGTAACGTGGGGCACTAACCCAGAGATGGGAATCGAGTTTACTGAGTCTTTCCCAGAAATTAAAGATTTTAATGATGAACGTGCCTACACCTATATGGATTTAAAACCAGGTGGTAAGCCATCAGATATCGATTTGGGCTATGTCTTTATCGGGTCTTGTACCAATGCACGGTTAAGTGATTTACAGTTAGCCGCAGATATCGTTAAGGGACAAAAAATCGCCTCGACACTGACTGCTATCGTTGTCCCAGGTAGTCGTCCAGTTAAGGAAGCGGCTGAAGCACTTGGCTTAGATAAAATCTTCCTAGATGCAGGCTTTGAATGGCGCGAGCCAGGATGTTCGATGTGTTTAGGCATGAATCCAGACCACGTACCAGAAGGCGTTCACTGCGCCTCAACATCAAATCGTAACTTTGAAGGTCGCCAAGGTCATGGGGCACGTACACATCTCTGTAGCCCTGTAATGGCAGCACTCGCTGCAATCAATGGCAAATTTGTAGATGCACGGGAGGTCGTTGCTTAA
- a CDS encoding DUF1294 domain-containing protein, which produces MNIKLSLIGILVIWNLVTFSLYAIDKHRAKKGQWRISEKTLLLATLLFGGLGAISAGHLLHHKTRKGYFQMTWWLGVIIVIGTVYVIVNN; this is translated from the coding sequence ATGAACATAAAACTGAGTTTAATCGGGATACTGGTTATTTGGAATCTCGTCACCTTTTCCTTATACGCCATTGATAAGCATCGTGCGAAAAAAGGTCAGTGGCGTATCAGCGAGAAAACGCTCCTACTAGCAACGCTGTTATTTGGTGGCTTAGGTGCGATCAGTGCAGGCCATCTCTTGCATCATAAGACGCGAAAAGGATACTTTCAGATGACATGGTGGCTTGGTGTCATCATCGTTATCGGTACTGTGTATGTTATAGTAAACAACTAG
- the leuB gene encoding 3-isopropylmalate dehydrogenase: protein MTKKIVTLAGDGIGPEIMAAGLAVLAAVAPKINFDYTIEAKAFGGAAIDAAGHPLPDDTLAATQSADAILLAAIGGPQYNDAAVRPEQGLLALRKALGLFANIRPVQIFEALKHLSPLKAEIIEGVDFVVVRELTGGIYFGEHTLNERTARDVNDYSYEEIERIIRIAFDIARGRGKKVTSVDKQNVLATSKLWRIVAGEVAKDYPDVTLEHALVDSLAMKMITNPSDFDVIVTENLFGDILSDESSVLPGTLGVMPSASHAENGPSLYEPIHGSAPDIAGLGIANPISMILSVAMMLRESFGETTGAAYIERAVHQTLLAGVLTKDLGGQASLSEMTEAIIKHL, encoded by the coding sequence ATGACGAAAAAAATTGTAACCCTCGCAGGTGATGGGATTGGCCCAGAAATTATGGCAGCAGGTCTAGCCGTTTTAGCAGCTGTTGCACCTAAAATTAACTTTGACTATACGATAGAGGCTAAGGCCTTTGGCGGTGCTGCAATCGATGCGGCAGGTCATCCGTTACCCGACGACACGCTTGCAGCAACACAATCTGCGGATGCGATTTTGCTAGCAGCTATCGGTGGTCCCCAGTATAATGATGCAGCTGTCAGACCTGAACAAGGCTTGTTAGCACTACGTAAAGCGCTAGGCCTATTTGCCAATATCCGACCTGTACAAATTTTTGAAGCATTGAAGCACTTATCTCCATTAAAAGCAGAGATTATCGAAGGTGTGGATTTTGTTGTTGTTCGTGAGTTGACCGGTGGCATTTATTTTGGGGAACATACCCTAAATGAACGCACTGCGCGTGATGTCAATGACTATAGCTATGAAGAAATCGAGCGAATCATCAGAATTGCCTTTGATATTGCCCGTGGTAGAGGGAAAAAAGTAACATCTGTAGATAAGCAAAATGTCCTTGCGACTTCTAAATTATGGCGTATTGTAGCTGGTGAAGTGGCAAAAGACTATCCAGATGTGACCTTAGAGCATGCTCTGGTCGATAGTTTAGCCATGAAGATGATCACAAATCCGAGTGACTTTGATGTCATCGTGACAGAAAATCTCTTTGGAGATATCCTATCAGATGAATCAAGTGTCTTGCCTGGCACACTGGGTGTGATGCCGTCAGCATCACATGCCGAAAATGGCCCGTCACTCTATGAACCTATCCATGGATCGGCACCAGATATCGCAGGTTTAGGGATTGCCAATCCCATCTCTATGATTTTATCAGTAGCCATGATGCTACGAGAAAGTTTTGGTGAGACAACTGGTGCAGCCTATATCGAACGTGCGGTTCACCAAACACTTTTAGCTGGTGTCTTAACTAAAGACTTAGGTGGTCAAGCCAGCTTAAGTGAGATGACAGAAGCGATTATCAAACACCTATGA
- a CDS encoding amino acid ABC transporter substrate-binding protein — protein MKFKKWIGFAAVLVAVISLAGCGKKEAKDGWTSIKDKKQVVIGFDNTFVPMGFKDENGKNVGFDIDLANAVFAKYDVKVKMQAIDWDMKETELKNGSIDLIWNGYSATKEREKKVQFTNPYMTNQQVLVTKKSSKIEDVAGMKNKVLGAQQGSSGYDAFTKQTKILKDSVKDNDATLYDDFNSALLDLKAGRIDGLLIDNVYANYYLTKNGELANYNIITTGYESENFAVGARKSDKTLVDNINKAFKTLHTDGEFQKISDKWFSKDVYPSK, from the coding sequence ATGAAATTCAAAAAATGGATTGGCTTTGCTGCTGTGTTAGTGGCAGTTATCAGCCTTGCGGGATGTGGTAAAAAAGAAGCCAAAGATGGCTGGACATCGATTAAAGATAAAAAGCAAGTTGTGATTGGTTTTGATAATACCTTTGTACCCATGGGCTTTAAGGATGAAAACGGTAAAAATGTCGGCTTTGATATTGACCTTGCCAATGCTGTATTCGCTAAGTATGATGTTAAGGTAAAAATGCAAGCCATCGACTGGGATATGAAGGAAACTGAATTAAAAAATGGGTCGATTGACCTGATTTGGAATGGCTATTCAGCAACAAAAGAGCGTGAGAAAAAAGTTCAGTTTACAAATCCTTACATGACCAATCAACAAGTACTTGTGACGAAAAAATCAAGTAAGATCGAAGATGTCGCAGGCATGAAAAACAAAGTCTTAGGTGCACAACAAGGGTCGTCAGGCTATGATGCCTTTACTAAACAAACTAAGATACTTAAAGATAGTGTTAAAGATAACGATGCGACCCTTTATGATGATTTCAATTCTGCTTTGCTTGATTTAAAAGCTGGTCGCATCGATGGCTTATTGATAGATAATGTTTACGCTAACTACTATCTGACAAAAAATGGTGAACTAGCTAATTATAATATCATTACGACAGGTTACGAAAGCGAGAATTTCGCAGTTGGTGCGCGTAAATCTGATAAGACATTGGTCGATAACATCAACAAAGCATTCAAAACCTTACATACGGATGGCGAGTTCCAAAAGATTTCTGATAAATGGTTCTCTAAGGATGTTTATCCAAGTAAATAA
- a CDS encoding amino acid ABC transporter ATP-binding protein, whose amino-acid sequence MLELKNIAKKFGTKVIFDAFNLTINAGEVVAIAGPSGGGKTTLLRMLAGLESIDAGQVVFDEEVIGLDELITRNLLGFVFQDFQLFPHMTVLENLTLSPVKTMGISKSDAIIKAEKLLTDLEVIEQKNAYPFSLSGGQKQRVALARAMMINPKIIGYDEPTSALDPALRDQVANLILENKALGITQIVVTHDMDFATKIADTIVKVNAKTKD is encoded by the coding sequence ATGCTTGAATTAAAAAATATTGCCAAAAAATTTGGTACGAAAGTCATCTTTGATGCCTTTAATCTGACGATTAATGCTGGAGAAGTGGTCGCAATTGCCGGGCCATCAGGAGGCGGTAAAACGACCTTACTTCGCATGTTAGCCGGATTAGAGTCGATCGATGCTGGTCAGGTTGTCTTTGATGAGGAAGTGATCGGCTTAGATGAGTTGATTACACGTAACCTACTAGGGTTCGTCTTCCAAGATTTCCAACTCTTTCCACATATGACCGTGCTTGAAAATCTAACCCTTTCCCCTGTTAAAACAATGGGGATAAGTAAGTCAGATGCCATCATAAAAGCTGAGAAGTTACTCACGGATTTAGAAGTAATTGAACAAAAGAATGCTTATCCTTTCAGCTTATCTGGTGGTCAAAAACAACGTGTTGCGCTCGCCCGTGCCATGATGATCAATCCGAAAATTATCGGTTATGACGAACCAACGTCAGCGCTTGACCCAGCCTTGAGAGATCAAGTTGCAAACCTGATTTTAGAGAACAAAGCATTGGGCATCACGCAAATTGTTGTCACACATGACATGGATTTCGCAACAAAAATTGCAGATACCATTGTTAAAGTAAATGCTAAAACAAAAGACTAG